Within the Canis lupus familiaris isolate Mischka breed German Shepherd chromosome 26, alternate assembly UU_Cfam_GSD_1.0, whole genome shotgun sequence genome, the region TTGGCAACTTCCAGTACATGGTAGTACTCAGACCTCTGCTCCTTGCGGATGGTGATGGGCGGGTAGCCCGCCTGCATCAGGATGAGGTTCATCAGCAGGCGTGAGGTCCTTCCATTGCCATCGATGAAAGGGTGAATGTAAACCAGTTTATAATGGGCCAATGCTGCAAACTCCACTGGGTGCAGATTCATGGCATCCTCAGAGTTGAGCCACTGTACGAACTCCTGCATCTGCTTTTCAACATCTTGAGGATGGGGAGGGATGTGGTGTCCCACAAGGACCTGTGTCGTCCGAAACCTGCCAGCTTCCACTGGATCCACATAGCCCAGCACCCGCCTGTGGATCTCTAACACGTCACTGATGGTGACAGACCCGATGCGGGAAACTAGCGTTGTGTTGATGTAAGTCATTGCTGCGTGCATGCCAATGACCTCGTTCTGCTCCTCCAGGCTTTTCCCTGGCACGGCATAGCGGGTCTCGAGGATGTGCCTGATTTCTGAGAGGGTGAGGGTGTTGCCCTCGATTGCGACCGTGTGGTAGATGTGATGGTAGTAGGTTTCCTCCATGACCCTGCGCAGCGCAGAGTTGCCCTTGGGGATGGACATGACCTTCTTCACTTTGCTGTCGATGATGCTAAAATACCTCTGGTCGATCTCTTCTACCAATGGCAGTGTCCGGTCCCGGTTGACCAGCGCTTTCTCATGGTAGGGCGAGATGGTCAACGCTCTGGTGTATAAGTAATCTGCCTGGATGATGTCCTTGTCCTCTTCTGAAAAGATGCCGAACTCGTTGAGTGCATCTACAAAGTCTGGGTCCATTTTGAGGGCATGCAGGAAGAGCTTGTGGGCTTTCTCCCGCTTGCCTTGGCGTTTCATTTCCAGAGCCTGGTTCAGAGCTGCTTTGGCTTCCAACTTACCAGCTAGAAAAGAGCCAGAGAAGCATTGGCAGAGAGGGTAGAGAGGGCAGAGGATGTTCGGGGAGCCATCCCCTGTGTTGACCCTTCAGGGGGCTCATTTTGGCTACTCTGTTCACGGTACCACTTCACATGTATGGGTACATTTGTGCCCCACAGCTGGTGATTGTCTGTGTGTCCCCTGGGAGGTATTGCCTAGACTCCCTGGCCCCCTGCCTTCTGAGTACCAAAGTGAGTGGCTGTGGCCGCAGCTCCTGTTGGTTGGTTTTCCTATATTCTCAGCTCTCTCCTATCCTGGATCAATCCTGGTGATGCTGGTCCCTAGCCCTGTCCCTTTAGGCGTAGGCTGTTAACAGCTGCCCCCCCTGGTGCTTAACTCTGGAGGCTTCCCCATTCCCTGGGCTGTTCTTTCAATCTTTTAACCCAGTGGTTCTCAGTcaggggtgattttgcccccCAGGGGGAGCTGGTGGTGCCTGAAGACGTGTTGCAGTTGTCACAGTTGAGGGGGGcggtgctactggcatccagtgggtagagCCCAGAGATGCTGCTCAGTATCCTACAATGCACCACAGCGGACAGTGCAGAGGGCAAGAAACTGCTCTAGATCTAGCCCTCCCTCACCAGCCCCTCCACCTGCTGAGAAAAAGGAGCTCAGTGGGCTTCTTTTTCTCAAATGCCCAGGCTCTCTTaccctctgctctctgcctggtACACTTTCCCCTCATGCCTCTTCCTTTGGGTCATTTTCCTATTTACACTGGGGTCTCAGCTCAGGccttccctccagggagcctgcctggTATGCTCCCCTGCTTCCCCATCACCACACTGGTGACGCTGTATCAGCCACTTGCCATCTTGTCTAGTCTGGGAGCTTAAGGCGGACCTGTTCACCAGACACATGGGACACAGTAGGTATCTAATTACCTACCCAGTTAAGGATTGAAGGGAGGTGGCCAGTCTGCCTTACCTGGAGAGGCCCTGGTCTTGACCACCCGCAGTGCTGCATCCCTGGAGGTGACGCTGAGCTCTGTGGATGGGCTGGTGCACTTGGTGACGGCATGCTGCACCCTGTCCAACTTGCTCCTCAGCAGGTAGAAGCCTTTAAGCACGGTCAAACACTGCTCTTCCAGGGTCCCCAGCGGCAGCAGCAGTGCCAGCAGGGACCCCAACACCATGCTCAGCAGTATCACCCATAGGAAGCGACCCCAGACTGACACCCACTTTGGTTCAGTCACTGCCATCACTGAAGCCATCGGCATGAGTGTCATCTGGACTTCGGGGTGGGCCCCCCACACATACTCAGTTGCCAGAGAGCAGGATCTGCAGGGAAACAGGAGTTGTAGAtgaagcaggggaaggggacaCATTCAGGATAGGTTTCTGAGTTCAGCTGGGGCTTGGAGGGCCCCACACCTCTTATTTCACTATGACTCAGGGAGAGGGGGGAGTGGACAAGGCAGGAAGTGGATATAAATGGGAAGGGGCCATCCTGGAGGACTGGTACCACTTCAAAGGCACTGTAACTCTGAAAAGTAATGCCACTGcactcaacatttattgagcgcttactgtgtgccaggccctgtgctaagcaCTAAAGACCTCACACATACTGTCTCTTGTAATCTTCAACAGGAGCTGATGCTACTGTCCATCCCACttctccagatgaggaaacaggctcagagagatgaagccCTTTGAGTAAGGGACAGCCTTAGGACTTGAATTCAGGAACCCATGGCTCCAAAGTCACCCCCCTTGACCACAGACCTCTGACCACAGGCATATCCAGACTGGCCAAGGCGGTTCTGAGGTCTGTTCTTTGATACACACAACTGTTTGGTGGCCTGATTTGCTGCCACATGGGTGCCCGCCTCTTTGTGCCCACACCCTGGTATTAGCCACAGTGCTGCTACCCTTCCAGCCTTCCCTTCCTACCTGTGCAGCAAGGATCTCACCTAGAGCCTGGGCAGTCCAAGCATCTCAAGAGGAACGTAAGCTGTGGGCCAGAGTAGATGACCACTCACCCTCCACTTGGCAGTGGGCATGTGCTTCAGGCTGGCAGCGGGAATGGAGGGGTCTGGTGTGCAAGTACCATTATGctaacaataagcatttattaagcaactATGGTGTACTGAGCACTAGGCTGAGTGCTAGCCATGCATTTATCTCAATCCCTAACACCCT harbors:
- the FICD gene encoding protein adenylyltransferase FICD isoform X1, with the protein product MTLMPMASVMAVTEPKWVSVWGRFLWVILLSMVLGSLLALLLPLGTLEEQCLTVLKGFYLLRSKLDRVQHAVTKCTSPSTELSVTSRDAALRVVKTRASPAGKLEAKAALNQALEMKRQGKREKAHKLFLHALKMDPDFVDALNEFGIFSEEDKDIIQADYLYTRALTISPYHEKALVNRDRTLPLVEEIDQRYFSIIDSKVKKVMSIPKGNSALRRVMEETYYHHIYHTVAIEGNTLTLSEIRHILETRYAVPGKSLEEQNEVIGMHAAMTYINTTLVSRIGSVTISDVLEIHRRVLGYVDPVEAGRFRTTQVLVGHHIPPHPQDVEKQMQEFVQWLNSEDAMNLHPVEFAALAHYKLVYIHPFIDGNGRTSRLLMNLILMQAGYPPITIRKEQRSEYYHVLEVANEGDVRPFIRFIAKCTETTLDTLLFATTEYPVALPEAKPNHSGFKETLPVKP